TCATCCCTGTTTGGTTGAATAACGCTTTTTATACTGATGTCAAACTCGCCTAAAATGCCAGCGATCTTTGAAAGCACGCCCGCCTGATCCTTAACAGTAAACCTCAAGTAATAGCTCATTTCTAAATCGTCTATGTTTTTGATAGGTCTTTTTTTGACATAATTGAAAGGAAAAGCCATTAACGGCACGCGCAGATTTGTTTTGTTGTTTATGTTTCTTGCAATATCCATAATATCTGCAACAACTGCGCTTGCTGTAGGCAGGCTTCCTGCACCCTTTCCTATATAAATAGTTTCATCATCCATATCGGTTTTAACCTTGATTGCATTAAACTCACCCTCTGTTTTGGCTAAAATATCACCTTTTTTGACCATTGTGGGATGAACTCTGACATCTATTTTTCCATCCGTGAGGCTTGTGATACCCAATAGCTTTATTCTATAACCCAGTTCATCGGCAAATTTTAAATCAAGCAGACTGATTCGTTTGATACCTTCTGTATAAACATCTGCTACCTTAACATTATCTCCAAATGAGATTGAGCTCAGGATTGCCATTTTATGGGCTGAATCGATGCCTTCAATATCAAATGTAGGATCAGCTTCGGCAAACCCTTTTTTTTGTGCATCCTTTAGTGCATCATCAAACGACATCTCATTGTTAAACATTTCAGATAAAATGTAATTGCATGTGCCGTTAACAATGGCTTTGATCGATATAATATTGTTTGCTGCCAATGATTCTTTTATGGCTTTTATGATGGGTATGCCACC
This portion of the Hippea jasoniae genome encodes:
- a CDS encoding homoserine dehydrogenase, which codes for MAINVGLIGAGTVGSGVVKILTQNSEIIKKRLGFELVLKKVYAKSIKDEVKNLVEGKIANSFDELLSDDIDIIVELIGGIDAAKDFILSAIDKKKSVVTANKALLAEYGYEIFSKAFENKVDVGYEASVAGGIPIIKAIKESLAANNIISIKAIVNGTCNYILSEMFNNEMSFDDALKDAQKKGFAEADPTFDIEGIDSAHKMAILSSISFGDNVKVADVYTEGIKRISLLDLKFADELGYRIKLLGITSLTDGKIDVRVHPTMVKKGDILAKTEGEFNAIKVKTDMDDETIYIGKGAGSLPTASAVVADIMDIARNINNKTNLRVPLMAFPFNYVKKRPIKNIDDLEMSYYLRFTVKDQAGVLSKIAGILGEFDISIKSVIQPNRDEAWVPLIVFTHTAKESAIKQALSIIEKFNFVKEPVLLVRVDDE